A single window of Nicotiana sylvestris chromosome 5, ASM39365v2, whole genome shotgun sequence DNA harbors:
- the LOC138868602 gene encoding uncharacterized protein gives MRLDVSEPSRVLACTVIRSSLFEHIREPPYDDPRLLVLRDTMRHGDAKQITVGDDGVLRIQGRVCAPNVDELYKLILEEAHSSRYQSSIQMAPYEALYGRRCRLPVGWIEPGEARLVGIDLVQDALDKVKIIHEILRTAQSRQKSYADRKILQKVGEVAYELVLPPGLSVMHPVFHVSMLRKYNDDPSNVLDFSTVQLDKDLTYEEDPVAILDR, from the exons atgaggttggatgtttctgagcccagtcgtgttttagcttgcacagtcattcggtcttccttgtttgagcatATCAGGGAGCCGCCGTATGATGACCCTcgtttgcttgtccttagggacacaatgCGGCATGGTGATGCCAAGCAGATTACagttggtgatgatggagttttgaggatacaGGGTCGTGTTTGTGCGCCTAATGTGGATGAGCTTTATAAGTTGatcctagaggaggcccatagttcccg ttatcagtcgagcattcagatggctccctatgaggcgttgtatggtagacggtgtcgattgCCAGTTGGGTGgattgagccgggggaggctcggttagtAGGTATAGAtttagtgcaggatgccttggacaaggttaagatcattcacgagatacttcgtacagctcagtctaggcaaaagagttatgccgaccgtaag attcttcaaaaagtgggtgaggtggcttacgagcttgtgTTGCCACCAGGTTTATCGGtaatgcatccagtgtttcatgtgtccatgcttcggaagtataacGACGATCCATCcaatgtgttagacttcagcactgtccaattagATAAGGacttgacctacgaggaggatcCGGTAGCTATTCTGGACCGGTAG
- the LOC104241195 gene encoding vascular-related unknown protein 1-like gives MEGPNNSNFEMEAAAEESGWTTYLEDFSMKQRENNSSCNSDSFGSPSLLSDAASHAAWNINCNTNNNSCSPPMGGSPFLKRLKMKKKRNKKISDPDLEDTASSPVNSPKVSSFKQMDINYRTENSSGYFLGNEGGSRQIQEMQTVERNSTSFDGKNNGYIELKKKGLCLVPWSMIVNHHG, from the exons ATGGAAGGTCCAAATAATTCAAATTTTGAGATGGAAGCAGCAGCTGAAGAAAGTGGATGGACAACTTATTTGGAGGATTTTTCAATGAAGCAAAGGGAAAATAATAGCTCATGTAATTCTGATAGTTTTGGCAGCCCTTCTTTGTTATCTGATGCTGCTTCTCATGCTGCATGGAACATTAATTGTAACACAAATAATAATTCATGCTCTCCTCCCATGGGTGGATCACCTTTTCTTAAGAGgttgaaaatgaagaaaaaaagaaacaagaaaattTCTGATCCTGATTTGGAAGACACTGCTAGCTCACCTGTCAATAGTCCAAAG GTAAGTAGTTTTAAGCAGATGGACATCAATTACAGAACTGAAAATAGTAGTGGATATTTCCTG GGAAATGAAGGTGGCTCTAGACAAATCCAAGAAATGCAAACAGTTGAGAGAAACAGCACATCATTTGATGGAAAAAACAATGGCTATATAGAACTAAAGAAGAAGGGACTTTGTTTGGTACCTTGGTCCATGATAGTCAATCACCATGGCTGA